A single genomic interval of Eurosta solidaginis isolate ZX-2024a chromosome 3, ASM4086904v1, whole genome shotgun sequence harbors:
- the mi gene encoding serine-rich adhesin for platelets isoform X2, translating to MHASVAKGSSKICRLKPPSYETEVIIAADGNFYGTSQENRMSGSLPVVYEQQLPTKDDGNNTSSPQSQESAFKGFSESPYGKLQRQFFPSTSSDSLENVSTNVSSENKNSRTKGNTVFTRFYDMVVEENSCNAVDMQLSNEAKPPTVVCKQKESQENGVDYLLSICKKLEPQMPTMLSRPFRLSIELSFNGKIKSLTPPSEDEEANIEISKKPENQSFILKKDSNTKSPDLFGDDDEDDDNYDYNDNANTVNEIDNGLNTSALIEIVPYTSNQADDSFLTQSKVKGLQEEIGTSVDEVSEKNIEVYADTSTNKSRNILDSERAGDKTCEPEPKQIGRHTDAYSLFRENCRREKELLKRTRKCLAGIPPPPSVTIPQLDMFSAVIERKQDILEFSNDFVAVSEQCVINTSIKFKSLFKPTHSIDEAKEMGWRQVLGVRQHGFCFNLCKASENNEYLGLSVIERFIGAETASSYRNSPSSAKKRNARMKLLTQSPGNRLSHLARRRATFSSVQLANQKSNNLHGPQILMNVKNKKIKHRRKNTPKRLTPGSKKKTRKTPSSSARKRLFRCDLIKTGPSREASKRALFQSPAKQLAQKTTFQKMMPSIKPEIANRVEKSKRALFSPETVNPNDPISDRKSNSIQQSSRLSTTQFESILKRKRSAIDDDDTGDSTGLPSQSSNLFRGGAENLTPRALKIKSQSFCIGASSSSATTIDFSAMISTGMPNAAVDSNCDLMAIRNSALSSSNVTVNSANPSTNSIASAVTGGKMQRAHSDMVAQTNTLTENQRKKLLWAVSQALQEKKITTKHESFKQYAAVLARVVRRIFQEFFQKSSTSNSETLLRLAKRYVHFVISGRCADEIYLQAKTKITRERNESSCRLTGYIGPEEYQRFKSSRQQLMQDDQINLFSQNSFCSGSIPNSHAANPTTMESYRNSNETEVLPNATDFKSHCQTQYELIEITSTPSSSLKKLSTQPNGSLQNSSSKNNMCGLALRENVNFESDQRRSAQKNFTGKDQRNVSPYANNTHSYNNNNQLKTNNNNQSSALRCTNSAGITQIQTKNVESTSLLHLCTKVKRQISFDN from the exons ATGCACGCATCTGTCGCTAAAGGATCATCGAAAATTTGTCGCT TAAAGCCACCATCATATGAGACTGAAGTAATAATCGCAGCGGATGGTAACTTTTATGGGACCAGTCAGGAAAATAGAATGTCTGGCTCCTTACCGGTTGTTTATGAACAACAATTACCAACTAAGGATGATGGGAATAACACGAGTTCGCCACAAAGTCAAGAATCCGCCTTTAAAGGCTTCAGTGAAAGTCCTTATGGTAAATTGCAAAGACAGTTTTTTCCGTCCACTTCCTCTGACTCTCTAGAAAATGTTAGCACTAATGTCTCTAGTGAAAACAAGAATTCAAGAACCAAGGGCAACACAGTTTTTACGAGGTTCTATGATATGGTTGTTGAAGAAAATAGTTGCAATGCCGTCGATATGCAATTATCGAACGAAGCAAAACCTCCGACAGTCGTATGTAAACAAAAAGAGTCACAAGAAAATGGTGTAGATTATTTATTATCCATTTGCAAGAAGTTGGAACCGCAAATGCCAACTATGTTATCTAGACCATTTAGGCTCTCCATCGAACTATCATTCAATGGTAAAATTAAAAGTCTTACTCCACCAAGCGAAGATGAAGAAGCGAATATAGAAATTAGCAAGAAACCTGAAAATCAATCGTTTATTCTCAAAAAGGATAGTAACACAAAATCACCGGATCTTTTTGGAGATGATGACGAGGATGATGACAATTACGACTATAACGACAATGCAAATACTGTCAATGAAATTGATAATGGACTTAACACGTCGGCATTGATAGAAATTGTCCCCTATACCTCTAACCAAGCCGATGATAGTTTTTTAACGCAAAGTAAAGTAAAGGGACTGCAAGAGGAAATCGGTACATCAGTAGATGAAGTTAGTGAAAAAAATATCGAAGTTTATGCAGACACAAGCACAAATAAGTCACGCAATATTTTAGACTCGGAACGTGCTGGTGATAAAACTTGTGAACCAGAACCTAAGCAAATAGGACGTCATACAGATGCTTATAGTTTATTTCGTGAGAATTGTCGCCGAGAAAAGGAGCTTTTGAAACGTACACGCAAGTGTTTAGCAGGTATACCACCTCCACCGTCAGTCACCATACCACAATTAGACATGTTTAGCGCTGTAATTGAACGAAAACAAGATATATTGGAATTCAGCAACGATTTTGTTGCTGTTAGTGAACAATGCGTTATTAACAcgtcaataaaatttaaaagtctcTTTAAACCTACACACTCAATCGATGAAGCAAAAGAAATGGGTTGGCGACAAGTATTAGGCGTAAGACAACATGGATTTTG ctttaacttatGTAAAGCTTCTGAAAATAATGAATATTTGGGCCTTTCGGTTATTGAACGTTTTATTGGTGCAGAAACGGCATCTTCGTATCGTAACTCGCCATCAAGCGCAAAGAAACGTAATGCGCGCATGAA ATTACTTACGCAATCCCCGGGAAACCGTTTAAGTCATTTGGCTAGACGTCGTGCCACATTTTCTTCAGTGCAATTGGCCAATCAAAAGTCAAACAATTTACATGGACCACAAATATTAATGAATGTTAAAAA CAAAAAGATAAAACACCGGCGTAAAAATACACCAAAGCGTTTGACACCTGGCAGCAAAAAGAAAA CGCGCAAAACCCCTTCATCATCCGCGCGTAAACGGCTTTTTCGTTGTGATCTCATCAAAACGGGTCCTTCACGCGAAGCATCAAAACGTGCATTGTTTCAGAGTCCAGCAAAGCAATTGGCTCAAAAGACAACTTTTCAGAAGATGATGCCTAGCATTAAGCCAGAAATTGCCAATCGTGTTGAGAAATCAAAACGTGCCCTCTTTTCTCCGGAGACCGtcaacccaaatgatcccatctCCGATAGAAAATCTAATTCAATACAACAGTCCAGTCGTTTAAGTACAACTCAATTTGAGTCAATACTGAAGCGCAAACGTTCGGCTATCGATGATGACGATACTGGGGATTCTACTGGTTTACCCTCGCAAAGCAGCAATCTGTTTCGTGGCGGTGCTGAAAATTTAACACCACgtgcattaaaaataaaaagtcaAAGCTTTTGTATTGGCGCTAGTTCTTCCTCAGCAACAACTATCGATTTTTCTGCAATGATAAGCACAGGCATGCCAAATGCTGCTGTAGATTCAAACTGCGATTTAATGGCAATTAGAAATTCTGCGCTTAGCAGCAGTAATGTAACAGTCAATAGCGCAAATCCATCGACAAATAGTATAGCGTCTGCTGTTACTGGCGGCAAAATGCAGCGAGCACACTCGGATATGGTTGCACAAACTAATACTTTAACAGAAAATCAGCGAAAG AAACTTTTGTGGGCCGTTTCGCAAGCGTTGCAAGAAAAGAAAATCACAACTAAGCACGAAAGTTTTAAACAATATGCAGCAGTATTAGCAAGAGTTGTGCGTCGTATTTTTCAAGAGTTTTTTCAAAAGAGCAGCACTAGCAACAGTGAGACATTGTTGCG tttgGCTAAGCGGTATGTGCACTTTGTAATTTCTGGCCGTTGTGCTGATGAAATATACctacaagcaaaaacgaaaataaCGCGCGAGAGAAACGAATCCAGTTGTCGCTTAACCGGCTATATTGGACCCGAGGAATATCAACGTTTTAAGAGTTCACGGCAACAGCTCATGCAAGATGatcaaataaatttgtttagtcaAAATTCATTTTGTTCGGGATCGATACCAAATTCACATGCTGCAAACCCCACTACAATGGAATCTTATCGCAATAGCAACGAAACTGAGGTTTTACCAAATGCAACAGACTTTAAATCGCACTGCCAAACTCAATATGAACTAATTGAAATTACATCAACACCATCCTCATCACTAAAAAAATTATCAACTCAACCGAATGGCTCATTACAAAATAGCTCTTCCAAGAATAATATGTGTGGTCTTGCTTTGCGGGAGAATGTCAATTTTGAATCTGATCAACGTCGTTCTGCACAAAAGAATTTTACCGGCAAAGATCAACGCAATGTAAGCCCATATGCTAATAATACTCattcatacaacaacaacaaccagttaaaaacaaataacaataatCAAAGTTCTGCGTTGAGATGCACCAATTCCGCCGGAATAAcacaaatacaaacaaaaaacgtgGAATCTACAAGTTTGCTACATCTTTGCACAAAAGTTAAAAGACAGATAAGTTTTGATAATTAA